One genomic window of Moorella glycerini includes the following:
- a CDS encoding thiazole synthase, translating into MDDKLVIAGREFNSRLMVGTGKYATMELMQQAIAASGAEIVTVAVRRINLQSPGPSLLDYLDLQKITLLPNTAGATTVDEAVRLARLAREAGLSDMIKLEVIGDQETLLPDPVATIEATRILVQEGFIVLPYTTQDVVVARRLVEAGAATVMPLGSPIGSGQGLPNFDAIKLIIDRVNVPVVVDAGIGAPSDAALAMEIGASACLINTAIAEARDPVLMAAAMRQAVIAGRMSYLAGRIPKKTYASPSSPTAGMIGRS; encoded by the coding sequence ATGGATGATAAACTGGTCATCGCCGGGCGGGAGTTCAATTCCCGCTTGATGGTCGGGACCGGCAAGTATGCCACCATGGAACTCATGCAGCAGGCCATTGCGGCCTCAGGGGCGGAAATAGTGACGGTAGCCGTGCGCAGGATCAATCTCCAGTCCCCGGGACCATCCCTCCTGGATTACCTGGACCTGCAGAAGATAACTCTCTTACCCAATACCGCCGGGGCCACTACCGTCGATGAAGCGGTGCGCCTGGCCCGCCTGGCCCGGGAAGCCGGCCTTTCCGATATGATTAAACTGGAGGTTATCGGCGACCAGGAAACCCTTTTACCTGACCCGGTGGCAACCATTGAGGCTACCCGCATCCTGGTCCAGGAAGGCTTTATTGTTTTACCCTATACCACCCAGGACGTAGTCGTGGCCCGGCGCCTGGTGGAAGCCGGGGCGGCTACGGTTATGCCCCTGGGTTCCCCCATAGGTTCGGGACAGGGTCTGCCCAATTTTGATGCCATCAAGCTCATCATCGACCGCGTCAATGTCCCGGTGGTAGTTGATGCGGGCATAGGCGCTCCTTCCGACGCCGCCCTGGCTATGGAAATCGGCGCCTCGGCCTGCCTGATCAATACGGCCATTGCCGAGGCTCGCGACCCTGTTCTCATGGCCGCGGCTATGCGCCAGGCAGTAATTGCCGGGCGCATGAGCTATCTCGCCGGCAGGATACCCAAGAAAACCTATGCCAGCCCCAGCAGTCCTACCGCGGGCATGATTGGCCGCAGTTAG
- the hydG gene encoding [FeFe] hydrogenase H-cluster radical SAM maturase HydG, giving the protein MSVPAYEYEGELKAIVDGEAIEALLATPPPGGAALDAILRKARSLKGLSLEEVAAILNLEDAAMLQKVYRAAAEVKERVYGRRIVLFAPLYISNLCSNNCLYCGFRRDNRDLKRKLLSPEEIGKEARALAEQGFRRVLLVAGEGRTGADVDYLCRAVEAVYRYSPLRIVHLNVAPQTVAGFRRLKLAGAGVYQCFQETYHPATYRVMHPAGTKADYGWRLTVMHRAMAAGFGDVGMGPLLGLYDYRFEVLAAISHARSLEQAFGAGPHTMSVPRLRPALGAALTEVPHPLSDTDFRKVIAVYRLALPYVGLVLTTRERPELRDELVDMGVSQISAGSCVSPGGYAEAEDPAAQFEVGDHRPLSAMVAMLLQHGHLPSFCTACYRCGRTGKRFTGLAREGDIQRFCLPNAILSFQEYLVTKAPPELKAAGERAIATALATIDDSNLREETMERLERTRRGEGDLHF; this is encoded by the coding sequence GTGAGTGTACCGGCCTATGAATACGAGGGTGAACTGAAGGCGATAGTTGATGGGGAAGCCATCGAGGCCCTCCTGGCAACGCCGCCCCCCGGAGGAGCGGCCCTGGATGCCATTTTACGTAAGGCCCGCTCTTTAAAGGGTTTAAGCCTGGAAGAAGTAGCCGCTATCCTTAATTTAGAAGATGCCGCCATGCTGCAAAAGGTTTACCGGGCGGCAGCTGAAGTTAAAGAGCGGGTTTACGGGCGGAGAATAGTTCTTTTTGCTCCCCTGTATATCAGCAACCTTTGCAGTAATAACTGTCTTTACTGCGGCTTCCGCCGGGATAACAGGGACCTGAAACGCAAGCTTTTAAGCCCGGAGGAAATTGGTAAAGAAGCCCGGGCCCTGGCTGAGCAGGGCTTCCGGCGCGTCCTCCTGGTCGCCGGGGAAGGCAGGACGGGTGCCGATGTCGATTATCTCTGCCGGGCCGTTGAGGCGGTTTACCGCTATTCACCCCTGCGTATTGTCCACCTTAACGTTGCTCCCCAGACGGTGGCCGGCTTTCGCCGCTTGAAGCTGGCCGGGGCCGGCGTTTACCAGTGTTTCCAGGAAACCTACCACCCCGCTACCTACCGGGTAATGCATCCCGCAGGTACCAAGGCCGACTACGGCTGGCGCCTGACGGTCATGCACCGGGCCATGGCCGCCGGGTTTGGCGATGTGGGCATGGGGCCCCTCCTGGGCCTCTATGATTACCGTTTTGAAGTCCTGGCGGCCATCAGCCATGCCCGCAGCCTGGAACAGGCCTTTGGTGCCGGTCCCCATACCATGTCGGTACCGCGGCTGCGGCCGGCCCTGGGGGCAGCCTTAACTGAGGTTCCCCATCCTTTAAGCGATACCGATTTCCGCAAGGTAATTGCCGTTTACCGCCTGGCCTTACCTTATGTGGGCCTGGTGCTGACTACCAGGGAGCGGCCGGAACTCCGCGATGAACTGGTGGATATGGGCGTATCCCAGATTTCCGCCGGTTCCTGTGTCAGCCCGGGCGGCTACGCTGAAGCTGAAGACCCGGCAGCCCAGTTTGAAGTGGGCGACCACCGGCCTTTGAGTGCGATGGTAGCTATGCTCCTGCAACATGGCCACCTGCCCAGTTTTTGCACCGCCTGTTACCGCTGCGGCCGTACCGGTAAACGTTTTACCGGCCTGGCGCGGGAAGGTGATATCCAGCGATTCTGCCTGCCCAATGCCATCTTAAGTTTCCAGGAGTACCTGGTAACAAAAGCGCCGCCGGAGTTAAAGGCTGCCGGTGAAAGGGCTATTGCCACGGCCCTGGCCACCATTGACGATAGCAACTTGCGGGAGGAGACCATGGAGCGCCTGGAGCGAACCCGCCGGGGGGAGGGGGATTTACACTTCTAA
- the rplU gene encoding 50S ribosomal protein L21, producing MYAIIMTGGKQYRVSEGDVLRVEKLPVAEGEKVVLDKVLAVGEGADLQVGTPYVKGARVTATVEAQGKGKKIIVFKYKPKKNYRRKQGHRQPYTRLRIEKIEVQ from the coding sequence GTGTATGCCATTATTATGACCGGTGGCAAGCAGTACCGGGTTAGCGAGGGCGACGTCCTTCGGGTAGAAAAGCTACCGGTAGCCGAAGGCGAAAAGGTAGTCCTGGATAAGGTGCTGGCCGTCGGTGAAGGCGCTGACTTGCAGGTAGGCACCCCTTATGTGAAAGGGGCCAGGGTTACCGCCACTGTAGAGGCCCAGGGTAAGGGCAAGAAAATAATTGTTTTCAAGTACAAGCCTAAGAAAAACTACCGGCGCAAGCAGGGCCATCGCCAGCCGTATACGCGGTTACGGATTGAAAAAATTGAGGTGCAATGA
- a CDS encoding Rne/Rng family ribonuclease, whose translation MNKEILIQVDAEETAVAVLENGRLMEIYLERATKARLVGNIYKGRVANVLPGMQAAFVDIGLEKNAFLFVDDTTGLEALEGEVPPRSRRRISDVVREGQEILVQVVKEPQGSKGARVTTQITLPGCYLVLMPTVNYIGISRRIGSEEERERLKTLARAVKPRRMGLIVRTAAAGAGLEELREDSRALSLTWKRIRELARRSKAPRLLHHDVELSLRILRDLYTEDVSRLLVNSRDTYNRVIEILAERAPDLRRRVVLRDGADLFALYGVQNQVEQALKRKVWLKCGAYLVIDQMEALTAIDVNTGKYVGRHNLADTVLTTNLEAAVEVARQLRLRNIGGIIVVDFIDMENPAHQEQVIKVLQRELARDKTKTQILGFTRLGLLEMTRKKDQLELGNVLQQDCPYCHGTGKVLSEETVALQARKKVLQLAEESRARALLVEANPAVASLLIGSGGAHLRLLERRAGKKLIIKGKENFHLEEVNVRELFDLDEINNLATPVKAGQILKVTIEGAHTTNNGDGIARVDGFVLAIPGGASYLGQEVPVEVTRVYRTFARARLLADA comes from the coding sequence GTGAACAAAGAAATCTTAATCCAGGTTGATGCCGAGGAGACGGCAGTCGCCGTCCTGGAGAACGGCCGCCTAATGGAGATATACCTGGAAAGGGCCACCAAAGCGCGCCTGGTGGGCAATATTTATAAGGGCCGGGTGGCCAACGTTTTACCCGGCATGCAGGCTGCCTTTGTAGATATCGGCCTGGAGAAGAACGCCTTCCTTTTTGTTGATGATACTACTGGCCTGGAAGCCCTGGAAGGAGAAGTGCCCCCCCGCAGCCGGCGGCGTATCAGCGACGTCGTCCGGGAAGGCCAGGAAATCCTGGTCCAGGTGGTCAAAGAACCCCAGGGAAGCAAGGGTGCCCGGGTCACCACCCAGATTACCCTGCCGGGGTGTTACCTGGTCCTCATGCCCACGGTTAATTATATCGGCATCTCCCGCCGCATCGGCAGTGAAGAGGAAAGGGAGCGGCTGAAAACCCTGGCCCGGGCGGTTAAACCGCGCCGCATGGGGTTAATCGTCCGCACGGCAGCCGCCGGCGCCGGCCTGGAAGAACTCCGGGAAGACAGCAGGGCCTTAAGCCTGACCTGGAAACGTATCCGGGAGTTGGCCCGGCGGAGCAAAGCCCCGCGGCTGCTCCACCATGATGTGGAACTCTCTTTACGTATTTTAAGGGATTTATACACGGAAGATGTCAGCAGGCTCCTGGTTAATTCCCGGGATACCTACAACAGGGTTATTGAGATCCTGGCCGAACGGGCACCAGACCTGCGGCGCCGGGTTGTCTTAAGGGATGGCGCCGATCTTTTTGCCCTGTATGGCGTGCAAAACCAGGTAGAACAGGCTTTGAAGCGCAAAGTCTGGCTTAAATGCGGCGCTTACCTGGTTATTGACCAGATGGAGGCCCTGACGGCCATTGATGTCAATACGGGTAAATATGTCGGCCGCCACAACCTGGCCGACACGGTCTTGACGACAAATCTGGAAGCAGCGGTGGAAGTAGCCCGCCAGCTGCGCCTGCGCAACATCGGCGGCATCATTGTCGTCGACTTCATCGATATGGAAAATCCCGCTCACCAGGAGCAGGTAATCAAAGTCTTGCAAAGGGAACTGGCCCGGGATAAAACCAAGACCCAGATCCTGGGTTTTACCCGCCTGGGGCTCCTGGAAATGACCCGGAAAAAAGACCAGCTGGAACTGGGAAATGTGCTGCAGCAGGACTGCCCCTATTGCCACGGTACGGGCAAGGTCCTGTCGGAAGAAACGGTAGCCCTCCAGGCCAGGAAAAAAGTCCTGCAACTGGCCGAAGAGAGCCGGGCCCGGGCCCTGCTGGTGGAGGCCAATCCGGCTGTAGCTTCTTTGCTTATTGGCTCAGGGGGAGCCCACTTGCGCCTCCTGGAGCGGCGGGCCGGGAAAAAGCTGATTATCAAGGGCAAGGAAAATTTCCACCTGGAAGAAGTAAACGTGCGGGAGCTCTTTGACCTGGACGAAATCAACAACCTGGCCACCCCCGTCAAAGCCGGCCAGATTCTGAAAGTTACCATCGAAGGGGCGCATACGACCAACAACGGTGATGGTATCGCCAGGGTGGACGGCTTTGTCCTGGCTATACCCGGCGGCGCATCTTACCTCGGCCAGGAAGTGCCGGTAGAGGTTACCCGGGTTTACCGCACCTTTGCCCGGGCGCGGCTCTTAGCCGATGCTTGA
- a CDS encoding murein hydrolase activator EnvC family protein: MRDNWDWEEIKGAPLGSWPGPGRSLPPPRFPRRWLRQGILAGLLWLALTILFRLDGPVVQPLQLGLRHYLADPAADYTPAVAQLVRSGMWLDAYDRWVFHSFTPGAGAVPVTASPALPAMAVPLSGNISRPYGRMVAAGQQYFHNGIDIQAPGGSTVRAALAGKVIRAGEDPALGLVVEIDHGRGLVTVYGTLGQVKVSQGQAVEKGSVIATLAQGPVAQLHFEVRQDGRPVDPTTLLTAPGKM; encoded by the coding sequence GTGCGGGATAACTGGGACTGGGAGGAAATTAAGGGGGCACCCCTGGGGAGCTGGCCAGGACCGGGGCGGTCCTTGCCGCCGCCGCGTTTTCCCCGCCGCTGGTTGCGGCAGGGGATATTGGCCGGCCTGTTATGGCTGGCCCTAACCATACTTTTTCGCCTGGACGGCCCCGTGGTCCAGCCCCTGCAGCTGGGGCTGCGCCATTACCTGGCTGACCCGGCGGCCGACTATACCCCGGCCGTAGCCCAACTGGTACGTTCAGGGATGTGGCTGGATGCCTACGACCGCTGGGTTTTCCATTCCTTCACGCCGGGAGCAGGTGCTGTCCCGGTGACCGCCAGCCCGGCCCTGCCGGCCATGGCTGTACCCCTTTCGGGAAATATCAGCCGCCCTTACGGCCGGATGGTTGCCGCCGGCCAGCAGTATTTCCATAATGGCATCGATATCCAGGCCCCGGGGGGTTCAACTGTCCGGGCCGCCCTGGCGGGGAAGGTCATCAGGGCCGGGGAGGACCCTGCCCTGGGGCTGGTGGTGGAAATCGACCATGGCCGGGGACTGGTCACGGTGTACGGCACCCTGGGCCAGGTTAAAGTAAGCCAGGGACAGGCAGTAGAAAAGGGCAGCGTAATTGCCACCCTGGCCCAAGGACCGGTGGCCCAGCTCCATTTTGAAGTACGGCAGGATGGCCGCCCGGTGGACCCCACCACCTTATTAACAGCACCCGGTAAGATGTAA
- a CDS encoding TIGR03960 family B12-binding radical SAM protein, producing MQDSDWEKLLTRVAKPARYLGTEWNAIHKDWKENPVRMAFVYPDLYEVGMSHLGLAILYGAVNERPGMLMERAFAPGPDLETLLREEHLPLFSLESHRPLTDFDVLGFTLQYEMSYTTILNILDLAGIPLKASERAPEHPLVIGGGPGVANPEPVAPFFDAFLLGDGEEALPELLALVGRLKKEGAINDRRRVLKVIANLPGFYVPSLYKVEYNSDGTVAAVIPREEGVPERIVKRVIPDLDAAYFPTRPIVPFLEVIHDRMMLEVMRGCTRGCRFCQAGAIYRPVRERDLSILLRQAEELVRHTGHEEISLTSLSTADYSRVEELARALAATYADQGVSVSLPSLRVDAFSVRLAEAVQRVRKSTLTFAPEAGSQRLRDVINKGVNEEDILTATGEAFRAGWQAIKLYFMLGLPTEREEDLLGIVDLARRILDQGRKLAPGGKPAVTVSVSSFVPKPWTAFQWEPQDRLEVIKEKQKLLRSHLKGPGLRFNWHEAEVSFIEAVLSRGDRRLSKAIVAAWRRGARLEGWSEYFNYGCWEAAFRETGLDPAFYACRLRREEEVFPWDHLDFGIAKDFLKRERRRAYEGRVTADCRSGRCTGCGVCPGLGVDLILKGGSRDSAVTGKI from the coding sequence TTGCAGGATAGTGACTGGGAAAAGTTATTAACCAGGGTTGCCAAACCGGCCCGTTACCTGGGCACGGAGTGGAATGCCATTCACAAGGACTGGAAAGAAAACCCGGTGCGCATGGCTTTTGTTTACCCCGACCTTTACGAAGTAGGCATGTCCCACCTGGGCCTGGCCATCCTTTACGGCGCCGTCAATGAGCGGCCCGGGATGCTCATGGAGCGGGCCTTTGCCCCCGGGCCGGACCTGGAGACCCTGCTCCGGGAAGAACATCTCCCCCTCTTCAGCCTGGAATCCCACCGGCCCTTAACTGATTTTGATGTCCTGGGCTTTACCCTCCAGTATGAAATGAGTTATACTACAATTCTTAATATCCTTGACCTGGCCGGTATACCCCTTAAGGCTTCGGAGCGGGCCCCGGAGCATCCTTTAGTTATCGGCGGGGGGCCGGGGGTGGCCAACCCGGAGCCGGTGGCTCCCTTTTTTGATGCTTTTCTCCTGGGTGACGGTGAGGAGGCCCTACCCGAACTACTGGCGCTGGTGGGCAGGTTAAAAAAAGAAGGGGCAATTAACGACCGCCGCCGGGTTTTAAAGGTCATAGCCAATCTGCCCGGCTTTTATGTGCCTTCCCTGTATAAAGTAGAATATAATAGCGACGGCACCGTGGCCGCGGTTATACCCCGGGAGGAGGGCGTGCCCGAACGCATAGTCAAACGGGTCATCCCCGACCTGGATGCAGCCTATTTTCCCACCCGGCCTATTGTTCCCTTCCTGGAGGTAATTCATGACCGCATGATGCTGGAAGTCATGCGGGGCTGCACGCGGGGCTGCCGTTTTTGCCAGGCGGGGGCCATTTACCGGCCGGTCCGGGAACGGGACCTCTCCATCCTCCTGCGCCAGGCGGAAGAGCTGGTGCGCCACACTGGCCACGAGGAGATATCCCTTACATCTTTGAGTACGGCCGACTACTCCCGGGTGGAGGAACTGGCGCGGGCCCTGGCAGCTACCTATGCTGATCAGGGCGTCAGCGTTTCCCTGCCCTCTTTGCGGGTGGATGCCTTCAGCGTCCGCCTGGCGGAAGCCGTCCAGCGGGTACGTAAAAGTACCCTCACCTTTGCCCCCGAGGCGGGCAGCCAGCGCCTGCGGGATGTCATTAATAAAGGCGTGAATGAGGAAGACATCCTGACGGCCACCGGCGAGGCTTTCCGGGCTGGCTGGCAGGCTATCAAGCTATACTTTATGCTGGGTTTACCCACGGAAAGGGAAGAGGATCTCCTGGGCATTGTAGACCTGGCGCGGCGCATCCTGGACCAGGGGAGAAAGCTGGCGCCGGGGGGAAAACCGGCGGTCACTGTCAGCGTTTCCTCCTTTGTCCCCAAGCCCTGGACGGCTTTCCAGTGGGAACCCCAGGACCGGTTGGAAGTAATTAAGGAAAAGCAAAAACTGCTGCGCTCCCACCTTAAAGGGCCGGGACTGCGCTTTAACTGGCATGAGGCAGAGGTCAGCTTTATCGAAGCCGTTCTCTCCCGGGGCGACCGGCGCTTGAGCAAGGCGATTGTGGCGGCCTGGCGCCGGGGGGCGAGATTAGAGGGCTGGTCGGAATACTTTAATTACGGCTGCTGGGAGGCGGCCTTCAGGGAAACAGGCCTGGACCCGGCCTTTTATGCCTGCCGGCTACGCCGGGAAGAGGAAGTATTTCCCTGGGACCACCTGGACTTTGGGATAGCCAAGGACTTCTTAAAAAGGGAACGCCGGCGGGCCTATGAGGGCCGGGTAACGGCTGATTGCCGGTCAGGCCGCTGCACCGGCTGTGGTGTCTGCCCGGGACTGGGTGTTGACCTTATCCTGAAAGGAGGGTCCCGGGACAGTGCGGTTACGGGTAAAATATAG
- a CDS encoding ribosomal-processing cysteine protease Prp, giving the protein MIRVIFWQGTGGTFTGFTVTGHAGYRPKGEDIVCAAVSALAQTAVLSLKEQLEEEPGVSIQEGVLDCRLPAGLSPAGQEKARVILKTIELGLKAIASDYRQYVAVEYKSRS; this is encoded by the coding sequence ATGATCAGGGTTATCTTCTGGCAGGGAACAGGCGGGACTTTCACGGGCTTTACCGTTACCGGCCATGCTGGTTACCGGCCTAAAGGCGAGGATATCGTCTGTGCCGCCGTATCGGCCCTGGCCCAGACGGCAGTTTTGAGCCTGAAGGAACAGCTGGAAGAGGAACCCGGGGTAAGCATCCAGGAAGGTGTCCTGGACTGCCGTTTACCGGCAGGCTTAAGCCCCGCCGGGCAGGAGAAGGCCCGGGTGATTCTCAAAACCATCGAACTGGGGCTGAAGGCTATAGCCAGCGATTACAGACAGTATGTAGCAGTAGAATATAAAAGCAGGAGCTAG
- a CDS encoding TIGR03936 family radical SAM-associated protein — protein sequence MRLRVKYSKGGRAVFLGHLEMLRLWQRAMRRAGLPLAYSHGFNPHPRLAFGPALAVGIESLAEYLDMELTMVLDPAGVKEKLQAELPAGLELLLVFPIPDQAPALTAIIDAAAYRVAWEEPPDQKFLQQKAEALLSRPVVQVSRPGKDGTRVKDIRPGVFQLAVKPEATLAMLLECSSRGVVRPEEVVSTMGLEGPYRVTRTGLFIRQGDALLAPESIAATEIKTAGKGLLARD from the coding sequence GTGCGGTTACGGGTAAAATATAGCAAGGGGGGCCGGGCGGTTTTCCTGGGCCACCTGGAGATGCTCCGCCTGTGGCAACGGGCCATGCGCCGGGCCGGGCTTCCCCTGGCCTATAGCCACGGCTTTAACCCCCACCCGCGCCTAGCCTTCGGCCCGGCCCTGGCGGTAGGGATAGAGAGCCTGGCGGAATACCTGGACATGGAATTGACTATGGTCCTTGACCCGGCCGGAGTCAAAGAAAAGCTACAAGCCGAGCTGCCGGCAGGCCTGGAACTCTTGCTGGTCTTTCCTATTCCTGACCAGGCACCGGCCCTGACCGCCATTATTGATGCTGCTGCTTACCGGGTCGCCTGGGAGGAGCCGCCCGACCAAAAATTTTTGCAGCAGAAGGCTGAGGCGCTCCTTTCCCGCCCGGTGGTCCAGGTGAGCCGGCCGGGCAAAGATGGCACCAGGGTCAAGGATATCCGCCCGGGCGTTTTCCAGCTGGCCGTCAAGCCGGAAGCCACCCTGGCGATGCTCCTCGAGTGCAGCTCCCGGGGGGTTGTCCGCCCGGAAGAGGTCGTAAGTACCATGGGCCTGGAGGGCCCCTACCGGGTAACCCGTACGGGCCTGTTTATCCGCCAGGGCGATGCCCTCCTGGCCCCCGAATCTATCGCCGCAACGGAAATAAAAACAGCTGGGAAAGGGCTACTTGCAAGGGACTAG
- a CDS encoding M50 family metallopeptidase, translating to MRAGRLGTAEIICNDYFLLLLGLYFVVGVLPQALLLFTAVAWHEGCHALVAHRLGWQVKSVELFPFGGVARLTRPPGRGFMDEALIALAGPLASFFLALGITLFGLLLNFEPAGLLFFRQVNFILGFFNLWPGLPLDGGRIYRALRAKHTGLYRATVEGVCGGQVLALLLGLGSIAGFFFRLVDLQGLALALFIYYAARQEGEMAPYMFWQDFWRQRGKENKLKAGKVFWLVADPGLTLARVARSFSPRSFNLVAVIGKGGRLEGILTETEILQELLEGGNNTLDALLRK from the coding sequence ATGCGGGCCGGACGACTGGGGACGGCAGAGATAATTTGCAACGATTATTTCCTGCTCCTCCTGGGCCTTTATTTTGTCGTGGGGGTTTTACCCCAGGCCTTACTCTTGTTTACGGCTGTGGCCTGGCATGAAGGCTGCCATGCCCTTGTGGCCCACCGCCTCGGCTGGCAGGTCAAGAGCGTGGAACTCTTTCCCTTTGGTGGGGTGGCCCGCTTGACGCGGCCTCCTGGACGGGGTTTTATGGACGAAGCCCTGATCGCCCTGGCCGGCCCCCTGGCCAGTTTCTTCCTGGCCCTGGGGATAACCCTTTTTGGCCTGTTGCTTAACTTCGAGCCGGCCGGGCTCCTTTTTTTTCGCCAGGTCAACTTTATCCTGGGCTTTTTTAACCTCTGGCCGGGCCTCCCCCTGGACGGGGGGCGTATTTACCGGGCCTTGAGGGCGAAGCACACCGGCCTGTACCGGGCAACTGTGGAAGGAGTTTGCGGAGGCCAGGTCCTGGCCCTCCTCCTGGGCCTGGGGAGTATTGCCGGCTTTTTTTTCCGGCTGGTGGATCTCCAGGGCCTGGCCCTGGCCCTCTTTATCTATTACGCTGCCCGGCAGGAAGGAGAGATGGCGCCCTATATGTTCTGGCAGGATTTCTGGCGGCAGCGGGGTAAAGAAAATAAACTTAAAGCTGGCAAGGTCTTCTGGCTGGTGGCCGACCCGGGTCTTACCCTGGCCAGGGTGGCACGTTCCTTTTCCCCCCGTTCCTTCAACCTGGTAGCAGTCATCGGTAAAGGGGGACGGCTGGAAGGTATCTTAACGGAAACGGAAATCCTGCAAGAACTCCTGGAAGGGGGGAATAATACCCTGGATGCCCTGCTGCGGAAGTAG
- a CDS encoding NAD+ synthase yields the protein MRIALAQLNPTIGDIRGNVAKIREAMARARGRGAGLIVFPELAVTGYPPRDLLCRQDFLERVERALAGDIAPLSKGLPILIGAPVKGTGVPSGGSDTAAAFLFNAALLYAGGKLFYRQDKSLLPNYDVFDESRYFKPAEHREAVTFNGLRLGLTICEDIWNDKDYWNRQLYEVDPVEELVAGETALLINISASPYHYGKIGLRVDMLRSLARKYHRPIIYVNQVGGNDELIFDGTSLAVDAAGNVVGLAASFAEDLLVLEVGRMGAGGPLSLVAVKDGRAGLPHEDISYVYRALVLGIADYLRKTGFQKALVGLSGGIDSSVTAALAAAALGPENVLGVSMPSRYSSPGSRTDARILAENLGIAFREIPIEGMFSAYLAAMNAGGPPRGDLAEENIQARIRGNILMFISNREGYLTLTTGNKSEMAVGYCTLYGDMSGGLAVLADVPKVMVYELARYINREREIIPHSVLVKPPSAELKPGQVDQDSLPPYEVLDAILQAYIEEEKGAAEIAARGFDPELVREVIRKVDRAEYKRRQAAPGLRVTSKAFGTGRRMPIAWRAG from the coding sequence GTGCGCATAGCCCTGGCCCAGCTCAACCCTACTATCGGCGACATCCGCGGCAATGTGGCAAAAATCCGCGAGGCAATGGCCCGCGCCCGGGGAAGGGGGGCCGGGCTCATAGTTTTTCCCGAACTGGCAGTAACCGGCTACCCGCCCCGGGATTTGCTCTGCCGCCAGGACTTCCTGGAGCGGGTTGAAAGGGCCCTGGCAGGAGATATTGCACCTTTAAGTAAGGGGTTACCCATCCTGATCGGCGCTCCGGTAAAAGGGACAGGGGTGCCGTCCGGGGGGAGCGATACGGCTGCGGCTTTCCTGTTTAACGCGGCCCTCCTGTACGCTGGCGGCAAACTCTTTTACCGCCAGGATAAAAGCCTGCTACCCAACTACGACGTCTTTGACGAGAGCCGCTATTTCAAGCCGGCTGAGCACCGGGAAGCGGTAACCTTCAATGGCCTGCGCCTGGGGTTGACCATCTGCGAAGATATCTGGAACGACAAGGATTACTGGAACCGGCAGCTCTATGAGGTCGATCCCGTGGAAGAGCTGGTAGCCGGGGAGACGGCGTTGCTGATCAACATATCCGCTTCACCCTACCATTACGGTAAAATCGGGCTGCGGGTAGATATGCTCCGCAGCCTGGCCCGTAAATATCACCGGCCCATCATTTACGTGAACCAGGTGGGGGGCAATGATGAACTGATCTTTGATGGCACCAGCCTGGCCGTGGACGCAGCGGGTAATGTGGTGGGCCTGGCCGCCAGCTTTGCTGAGGACCTGCTGGTGCTGGAGGTAGGGCGGATGGGAGCCGGAGGACCTTTATCCCTGGTGGCAGTTAAGGATGGCCGGGCAGGGCTGCCCCACGAAGACATCAGCTACGTTTACCGGGCCCTGGTGCTGGGAATCGCCGACTACCTGCGCAAGACCGGCTTTCAAAAGGCCCTGGTGGGTTTGAGCGGGGGCATCGACTCCTCGGTAACCGCCGCCCTGGCGGCCGCGGCCTTGGGGCCGGAAAATGTGCTGGGGGTCTCCATGCCCTCACGCTACTCTTCGCCGGGGAGCCGTACCGATGCCCGCATCCTGGCGGAAAACCTGGGCATTGCCTTCCGGGAAATCCCCATTGAAGGCATGTTTAGCGCTTACCTGGCGGCCATGAATGCAGGCGGCCCTCCCCGGGGCGACCTGGCCGAGGAAAATATCCAGGCGCGCATTCGCGGAAATATCCTCATGTTCATATCCAACCGCGAGGGTTACCTTACCCTGACCACCGGCAACAAGTCCGAGATGGCCGTGGGTTACTGTACCCTCTACGGCGATATGTCCGGGGGACTGGCCGTACTGGCCGATGTGCCCAAAGTGATGGTCTACGAACTGGCTCGCTACATTAACCGGGAGAGGGAAATCATCCCCCACAGCGTGCTGGTCAAGCCCCCGTCGGCCGAACTGAAACCGGGCCAGGTGGACCAGGACTCCTTACCCCCTTACGAAGTGCTGGATGCCATCCTGCAGGCTTATATCGAAGAGGAGAAAGGGGCCGCGGAAATTGCCGCGAGGGGATTTGACCCGGAACTGGTCCGGGAAGTGATCCGCAAAGTCGACCGGGCTGAGTACAAGCGCCGCCAGGCTGCTCCGGGCCTGCGGGTGACCTCCAAGGCCTTCGGCACGGGCCGGCGCATGCCCATTGCCTGGCGCGCGGGATAG